The stretch of DNA AAGGCCTgactgaagtttaaaaaaaaaacacacacacacacacacaaagaaacagaaaagaaaaaggcaaataTGCATTGTGTTATTGAAAATGTCTCATCTGCCTTAAGTTTTTATTTGTCATCTTTATTTGTTGCGGTTGTAGTGACCACCAGCTAGTGTGAAGTCCAcagtaaatgttttcaaaatggaGAGAATTTAGGCACAGTGCTTAAAAAGGGCTAATTATTTTTGATTGCaattaaaattacattaaacaGCATTTAAATAGCAATTATAAAACATGCAGTAATGATGATCTAGTACTCTTAAAAATTTGGCTGCCAAAAGCATGATCAGGATTTATAGTTCTCAGGATCTTTTCAGTTGAGTTTAATTTTGAGAGAATCTCACATTTCACATACTGCTATCTTTCAACTTTTCAGCTTGCCTCTGATTATTGTTTCCAGACTCTCATCAAGTTCTCTTACTCCTCTCCAGGTGGTACCATGGGCACCTCTCTGGTCGAGATGCAGAGAAACTTCTCACAGAAAAAGGCAAAGCTGGCAGCTTTCTGGTACGGGAGAGCCAGAGTAAACCGGGAGACTTTGTCCTCTCAGTTCTCACTAATGAGGAGAAACACGATAATGTGGACCGCAAGACCAAGGTCACCCACGTGATGATACACTACCAGGTTGGATATTTAATTTTAGGAAAGCTGAATGTGCAGAATCTTTTTAAGGAGGATTTTGGGTATTGTTTATGTGGCTTGAGTCTGGTGGCTTACAGTGCCTACTCATCCTAGTTTGACCTCAGCAGTCTGTATTTTTAActaggtcattttttttctttctaggaACTCCTCAGGCCAGCTATTAAGTAGTTGAAGTGTTGATTTTTGTCCTCAGCAGGATGGCAAGTATGACGTGGGTGGTGGAGAGAGGTTTGACACCCTGGCTGACTTGGTGGAGCACTATAAAAAGAACCCCATGGTGGAAAAAAGTGGCATTGTAGTGCACCTCAAACAGGTATGGAagtattttaacaaattaaaacatccAGTCTTTAAAATCATGAATTGAGTTCAAATTTTAAGGttaatgtgaaaatgttttttttaattcagagtAGCTTGTTTTGTCTGTTGATTGATCGGATCTTTAATCTTCTCGTCCCGTTGCGGCAATGATAGCCTTTTAACGCCACGAGGATAAATGCTGCCAACATTGAAAACCGGGTACGAGAGCTCAACAAAGTAGCAGACAACTCTGAGAAACCCAAGCAAGGATTCTGGGAAGAATTTGAGGTCTGTACCTTTATAAACTATCATTACTagatttcatccatccatccatccatccatccatccatccatccatgcctGCCAGAGTCACACCATTCAATTATGAGTCATTAAAAATATAGGGAAATTTATTTCCTAGTCTGATTAAATCAGTTTAATAGCCTAATGGTTTGAGTCACATGGGCTTGACATAACTGAGGAAACTGATTTGTTACCCTTTTGAGTACCATCTGTACCCTGCGAGTCCAGCTTTTCATCACTGCAGTATATTTTAAGAAAGAAGCATAAATGccaaatttttgttttattatttaaatttgaaGTCTAGAGTATAGGAATGTAGTACTTTTGTGTACATTTAAAGCTGGGGgggttttgtgttgttttgttttgttagctTGTCTGTCATgggaaatgtaaatgtatttctGCTGTCTTAACCTTTGAGTAATGAAATTGGCTGAAGCTTAGCTTATCTTGTGTTATACACTCATGTTCctgtaatgtcattttcatGCAACTGACTGACAGGCCGTTAATATTAACCATTTCTATTGTGTTGGGGTATATGAGGTAGTTATTATCTCATATTTATTGGCCCAGTACCAGTGCAGGTTTGACTTGTTATTGGTCATCCGTGTGAGACGGGTCTCAGCTTCCCAGTGAATTAAATAGGTTTTtgcattatttgtgtgtgtgtgtgtgtgtgtgtgtgtgtgtgtgtgtgtgtgtgtgtgtgtgtgtgtgtgtgtgtgtgtgtgtgtgtgagcgcgagtgcgagacagagagagagaataaaatatatacaaCTAGCTGCACAGTGTAGGCTATTTGGAAATCAAATCAGGAAAACAATGCAAGAATAATACCTAGTCCTGTTGGCTTTGTATTTGTGGTTTTTATTATTACGgtaaatgaaataaagattGATGTAATAATTGTTTAACATATTCTATCCTTCAAAAGAAGAGCAGGcatctaaaataaattttaattgcaAGTATAAATGAAGAACTCTGCTGTAATAATAGAGAACTCCACTGAAACACTTCCTCTTCATTGTACCGTCtgaatactgcagtttttctcattGTTCCACTCCAGGGTGACCTCTGCTGTAGTAAATGCCCATTACACTGTTTAAACTTTAATCTAGAGTAGCTGATATGTAAACGGTGTCCTCACAATATTGAGTTGTGTTCTAGTGcatattgttttgtttgaaaCTTCCTGcaactctttcttttttctctttcctcttgCTGTCAATCTTCAGGTACTTCAGCAGCAGGAGTGCAAACTGCTGTATCCCCGGAAAGAGGGCCAAAAGCCAGAAAACAAGAGTAAAAACAGATACAAGAATATCCTCCCCTGTGAGTCACGCAGCAACCtgccatttcctgtctctccaaCTTCCTGTGGAAAGTGACACAAATAGACAAAAGCCAACGTAGAGGCCTAAGCAGAGATTGTAGATTTTGCTTTAGCTCACAGCCCAGCACTTGGCATTACATTTGGGGAAGGTGCAAAATCAAGTGTGGTCTCATGAAGCTGTAGACTTTTTGTTGTGTactaatagtttttattttgtgttttcagttgaCACAACACGTGTTGAAATCAGGGAAATGGATCCAGATGTTCCTGGCTCAGATTACATCAATGCCAACTATATCAGAGTGAGTCTGTTCAGCACTCGATAAATGTATCAACAAAGGCATTATTAAAATATAGTCGTAATAAGCAGCATTCCTTGCACTTGAAGAACATTTGCTCTCAGCTATGAAacttgcatttttatttctagATCACTCCATGCTCTTGTAGCTCTCGTCATCATGATAAAATACTTCATGCAGAGCATAGTTAATCATCCGTGCTGTCCATCCACAGAGTATGCATGAAGATGGACGTCATGTGGAGCAGGGCAAAGTCTTCATTGCCACCCAAGGGTGCCTGCAGAACACAGTCATTGACTTCTGGAAGATGGTGTATCAGGAGAATACACACGTCATTGTCATGACCACAAAGGAGATGGAACGAGGACGGGTGAGCAGTTTGCAGCAAAGTCCTGCAGACCTGCAGCTTTACATTATAGCAGAGGGCCTGTGGAGCAGTGAACAGTTCTGTGGACAAGATACTTAAAGGAACTGATATAATGAGAATGATTTTCTACATTATTTCTATTGAGcaagtttttctttgcttaacattttcttttatctggTTTCAGTGGACAGCATcgttaatttgatttaaaatgctCACATTTCTGCATTATCCAGTATGAAATCCTGGCATTCTCTTACATCTGCTTTGCTGTCAGCCATTTTTGTTTAGCATTTTCAGATGAGGCATTATTAGATGACAGAGAGATTGGCGGTCATGTAGTGGTGATGATGGCGTGTGTGAAGTGTGGGGGTGGGTAGAGAGATGGCCGACAAGGATAGTATGACATGTAAGCTGATTGAAAAGCTGCTTGAGATGAGCTGGTTCTTTCAATGGTCTAATACCCACCAGTCACAGTGGTATTTTTCATTAAAGAGGGCACATCAAAAGGTGTCTGAAGGCCATGCCCTGGGAATTTAGTATCAAAAATTTcatttccagcatttttttttgctggaaaTGAAATTTTAAGACATTAAAGGCATTAATGAAGACATGATTTAAAATCTGTCACGCGTTTCTACGCTTTGACTTGAATATTAGGAAGTATGTACATCTTACTCTTAGCTATGGTGCTGCAACTACACCACCTTTATATTGGTTGGCAAACTAACTCTTCTGTTTTTGCTCTGAATTAGAACAAATGTGTCCGTTACTGGCCAGACCTTCATGCCACTAAGGACTTCGGAAAGGTGCTGGTGAGGAACATGGACGAGCAGTCAGCACAAGACTATATCCTGAGGAAGCTGGAGGTCACACGTCTGGACCAGGTACGGaaagctctgtcctcagtctGAGCTGACccactgacctgaggtcagatTATCTAACGATAGACACGCACGTGTTCGTTCACCACAAGCTTGCACTTGCGGATGCGTGGATCCACAATCCAGTGCTCAGTTTTCTTTAATGCCGTGTTTGTTGGTGCGTGTATACAGTGATTATCAAAGTTAAgagtggctgctttttttttttttcctgtgtgcacAAATGAAAGCTTAGAGGCTGTTGCTTTGATCTCAGCAGGCAGGCAGTTTTAATATGATCTAAAGGGAGCAACTTTGAACATTTCAGTGGTATCTGGACATACAGTCTGGATGTTAGGTGGACTATAGTAATAGAGATGGAATCCCCTCTAGCTCatagttattttttcttttctctacatggttttcattttgatttatctttgagtttttcttttaatttcagtcTAGTTCCAGTTAGTTTCCAGAGTGGGTTTGtatgtttcagttcagtttttattcagaaGCAAGATTTTAAACTGTTCAGAATaagtgaaacacaaacaacacgTTAATGGAAATTCACAGTGAAGTAACTATCGTGATTCTCAATAAGCACGTGTACCAAAGTCTCATCAGGCTGATTTGGTCAAATTGAGTAACACAAAAATAACTTAAAGAAAAATGGAGAGGAATGTCCTTAGTTCTAGGAAGGACAGATTATCATGTAATTTGCTtgtctaattttatttatttaataattttttttaaaatctttggtAATTTcagctcattattttttttcactttatagAAGGAACCTGTGAGGTACATCTGGCACTATCAGTACCTGAGCTGGCCAGACCATGGGGTGCCCAATGAGCCTGGAGGTGTCCTTTGGTTCCTAGAGGAGGTCAACCGCACCCAGAGCACCATTCCACACACTGGGCCCATCATCGTCCACTGCAGGTATGACTAGGAGGAAGGGGGAATACTTTATGATGGGATGCTTATAGTTTAGGCCTAAAGCCGCCTTAAGTTCTGCTTGGATTGCAACTTAATGACTGAGGTTAAAACATGATCTGATTTATAGTTCCAACACTGAAAATAACTGTTACACTCTTCTGTGCACACACTCATAAAGCACCTGTGTTAGGAGCATCTGCTTATTTATGCAGGCACCCCATCAGCCAGTCATGCACTGCAGTGCACCAAATTAGATGAAGATGCAGGTCAAGACCTTCAGTTTTGCTGAAATCAAAATGGGGGAATATGGCATCCCGGTGACTTTGACTGCGGTAGCACTGTTGATGCTGGGCAACTGGTTTGACTATTTTTGAAACTCCTGGTGGTTTCTAGAGTTTACTCagaatgcttaaaaaaatacaatgaacATAGATAACTGCTCCttacagctgtttgtttctCAGAATCAGAAATCTTTAGTTTCACAAGCACGAGGCAGATCAGTGGATTTCAGCAGTCGCCCGAGCCACCAGATCTGAATCCAGTAGATGTGCTACGAAAGTATGAACCTACAGAATTTATGTGAAGCAGGCTGCACCCAGCCAGATTTTCCTATTCAGCCGATACCTGACTTTTCCATGATtctcctgtgcttttttttttaagggttaATTGTAAGTGTCTAAAATGTTGCTCCCTGAGATTTCATTTGTGAGAGTAGGATTTTGTCAAATTTTATTTCAGTTGACCACTTGGGTGTGCTATGATTGAGGTTCTTAATCTAGAGTAAATCTAATGCCAGTTTAGTTAAGCTTGtctattttaaattttcattctaATTCAGCCAATTCAGCCACATTGTGAGAAACTTTATGCCAGTTAACATATTCTTATCACACTAAAGCTCAGTGTCCCTGAGACCACAAAGTTACGAGtagtacaaacacacatgctcTTAATAACAGCAGGTTGATTTGGAGGAACTAACGGTGCAAAAACTGTCGTGATGCGCTCAGTGTTTTGATAAAATCCAATTTTGTTgtgataaaaaatattttcagactTTAAGTTGTGTTTATCAAATAGTTTTCTGCTTTATGTCTTTTATGCTGATACCAAGTGTTTTAATCAGTTTATCAGTGTGGTATTCTTCCATCTCTTTCACCACACCCACCCAAACATATACTACAAACACAACGACAGAGCAGACTTGCCTGTGACACGCAGTGGTCAGCTGACTTCAGATAAATCAGTCTCTATAAATGGATATCTGCTTATGCAAATGCACAACTGTAgggaaagaacaagatttctGATACCAGAaagtttcctgtttctgcttcaGAGCACCACTAACAATCATGTTTGAGCAGGGGTTGGCTTCATGTCACTCACTGGTTCATATTCTGGTTTTTCAGTCTTAAAAGTTGTCTGACAATTCAGCTTGTTAGCATACGTTAAACTCTGCATTTGTAAACAGTGAGTGGAGCATGGGGCGTGAATCTTGGCTCTGATTTCTGCTGACCACGTTGGAagcaccaaaacatttttacttttgtctTTAGAGGCTGCATTAGCAGACAGATTGTTAACTTTTATTGCTGTTGGCAAGTGAAAACCCAGAATTTGTAAACTTTTGTGCAGTTTTCATTGCAGCTTCTTACCCTGTAATGCTGCAGTAACACTTTAAATCAACTCAAATATTCTCGTGTGTTTTTCACCTGGATAATCATGCTTGATTTCTTCAAGTACTGGAACTACGCATGGTTTTGACTTTAAACTCTCTTCTCTCTAAAGCGCAGGCATCGGCAGAACTGGCACCATTATCGTCATTGACATCCTGATTGACGTTATTAATCGCCAAGGTACGAGGCTCAGATATCAAACATTCTGGATTTTGAATCTTCCTTCAAGTCTTTGCACGCCGTCTCTGCTAACCTCTCGATCTGCGTCTTCTAGGTCTCGACTGTGACATCGACATCCCGAAGACCATCCAGAGGGTACGGCAGCAGAGATCGGGCATGGTGCAAACAGAGGCTCAGTACAAGTTCATCTACATGGCTGTGCAGCAGTACATAGACACAGTTCAGAAGAGACTGGAGGAAGAGCAGGTACTGCAGAAAAGAAATACTGCTTTTTGAAAGGGCAATGAAGATATATAAAATCAGTCTGCAGGCCAGTACTGTGGGTTATGTTTTGAAAGCTAGAGCAGAGAGGCAAACATCAGCATATATGTTTACCAGATGCTCATTCACTGAATGTGGAGGCAGTCTGGGCTTGTTGAGTGAGCTCGGTGTGTCAGGCTAAACTGCCCTGACTGATTTTTGCCACTTTTCAGAGGAATAAGATGAAAGAGCGAGAATATTCCAATATCAAATATCCGCCAGTGACCAACTCAAGGCCCAAGCACAACATGGCCTCCTCCCGCTCTTCTTCTGTGtaagcataacacacacacaacaattcAAAAATGTCATCACAGGACTATAGCAGAAAAACGAGTTTGATGTCTCATTTTCACagtgaatattttctcttttaggCTGACAAACGACGATTCGTCGAGTGTGTACGAGAACATAAACTTCAAAAGCCCTCAGACGTCTTTTAGCAGTAATACCAGGAGGTAAAATTGGCGCTGTGGACCTCctcttctctgtctgcctctctctgtaAGTGTCTGTCGATTTTATTTCCAGGTTTTTCAAAATTTATCCCCTTTgctagagggggaaaaaaacaaactcttgtttcattgtttcttttccttttccaccTTGATCAATTTAGGAAATTGCCACAAGCGTTGCTGGTTTTACATGTTGGATTCCATTATGTGTAAATGTGGCTTttggtggggggaaaaaaaacctgaaaacttAAAGCTGATGTGTCAGAATATGATGTTTCAGCTAAAATCAAAACTCGAGGTGTTCTTCCACTTATGGCGGAAAGTTCAATTTCTTCCAGTGTCTCGAATTAATTTTCCTTATGTAAGCAGAAGAGGTGCCGTTCttatatttttaagttttaaattaTAGGTTAGCCAGAAGCAGCTGAGTTGGCTTTAAAGAAAAGCAGCGCTCCTTTTTAAAGCAACAAAAGATTGAATTTAATTTCAAATTCTAATCAACCTCAGTTCTCACACTGTCATTCTTTTCTGTCTCAGTGACTAATATAGCACAGTAGACAGGGAAGCCGGCAGTGTTACAGGGAATGAATCATAGCTTTGATTCTGCAGTCACCAGCACAAGACAGATCCTGAATATGGTTTTAATTACTGCtgaatttattgaaaatgtGTGTTAAATGAATctggcattttgttttttgaggaatcatatcaaaacattttaaagcagttctttgtgttttttaaaatgcttaaaataaagGACTAACAATCAGTCTGATTTTTGAGCCCCTCTGTGTCTTTCTTAGTTCAAACTTAACGtcaaacctttttccaaacttCCATTTAACTCCCTTTGGCTGATTTTCATGGGAAGCCTCCAACTTTGAGTTACGTTGTGCATCAGTGTTCGTGGCAGGCTGGTGTGATTGTGCATGCAGTATGtatgaaatgaaataataatggGTGCACTTATACCTGCACCTATTTCTGCTTGAAGGTCTCCACTGAAAAAGACATGTCAAAGAGCAGCGCAGTGGACAGATATATTCCTGAACATCGATGTATTGTGCACTTTCCTTCCTCTGCAGTCATAAAAAGCAAAGAATGAATAAGTAAACAGTATCCTTACCAAAAAGACTGACGGCATTAGAGACGCTCCTGCTCTATGGCAGCACAGCGGCTCAGGCATTAGCAGTGTTGCTTCATAGTAAGAGGGGTTCCTAGGATCAAACTTGGGTACCAAAGTTAATGCTGCCTGTCTGGGcccaggacccccccccccccccccccccccccccaaagagaGTCTTACTCTCATGCATTTCACTTCCTtgttaaattaatgtttattaaaaaataataatgtgcgcTTTCTTCCCAGTGAGATAAACTGGCAGGTGGAAATTACCTGAATTGCATCATTAGTGATAACAGTGATTAACTCCACTTGTCTCCATGTCTgtgtttccttcactttctcagCACCTGAAAATCCCTCACTGGGGGCTCCACGCTCGGTACACTCCACATTGCTGGATCTTGGCCTGGTTTGAAGGCGGCAAGCTGACCAGTGTGCTGCCGCCGTCCTGCTGGACTTCTTTCTGTCTGGACTTCTGCGGAGTCCACAGCATAGTGCCCTtactcagccccccccccccccccccccccccccccccccgcacaccctttttcctccctcccGTGCTAATGCCTCTCCCTTTCTTAACCAGCACAAGTGCCTTGTCACAGGATGCGTCTGTAACCTAGACAACCCAAACCTACTGTTACTCTGCAAGTTGACGTGAGGGTGACAGTTATTAAATGTGGAGCCTGTCCCGACCTGAAGTGAACTGAACGGAGCTGTGTGGGACTAAGGGAAGAGGTCAAAACTAAGCTGTTTGTCTGCACGCCGCCCCGAGTCACTCAGTTATCGCTTTCTCAGTCTTTGCTGGCTGTCATCTGAATTGGATTCTAAGActgtttttgaatgttttctgcCTGTCCAGCTGTGGTGGTTATTAATGCTGAGTGATGGCGAGGGCAGTTACATGACCTGCTTCATGACCCTAGTCACAAGAAGGGCAAAGCAAGCCCCTCCCTCCTTTTAATGAAATTGCAATTTTAAGTTGTAAAGTGGACAGTTTTATTTGCATATATCAAAGTGTTGTATAGTGAAAGAGTTGTATATAATCTTAATAGCTGCAAATGCAATCCACTGTTTAATAAAATTGGAGGCGATTTGTATTTACTGCAGGGACGAATCCCATCTGTCCTGTCTGTCATATGAACACGACCTCCAGTGGTTCCACTTAAAGAACAGTCATTCACAAAAATTGGGTCTGTTCTGTCCTCTGAAtcatctttttttgtcttttttttttttttttattgatgctGTTGGTATAATggttatattttaatgtttatttaaatatatatttataaagatGCGCTGTGGTGGAAGAGATCACTTCTCgacatttgaaattaaaattatttggACAGGAAACCAGGCGGAAAGGATTCCTGAACGGGTGGTTGGAGTCGTGCTCTGCCGACCGCCGTCTCGCAGCTTAGTTTGACTGGCCGTCCTTGTTAATCAGCGGGTCTGATGCTGTTCAACATCTGTCAGGGGAGATCGTCACAAAGAGACGAGGGAAAGGGGGGCGATTACAGTGCGGCACATAGCCATCTGGCCCACTGTAATCGCCCTGAGATTGAAGAATAGATTTGTCTCCAAAAAGTAATTTAGAAGATGGCCATAATCCAGGCTTGATGATGGCAGAGAGAGTAAGCTGACGTCATTGATGTGATAAGGAAGACGGTGGTGCCGCTGCCAGTGTGCTGTGCAGCAGATTGTTGGCTATTTTTAGCCTCAAGAACCGGCACCAAAATATCCTGCGCAAAAACAAGTGTAGACGTGTTGGAAGTCTGACCTCGGTGGTTTAAATTGTAGTGACTCAGTGTCCTAAAAACCTTTTTGAAAACAAACTACTGAATGTCTGACAGTTTTGAACATGCCCATGATAATATGTTCAgtccactttttttaaaaaaatatttcttttaatttaagcATCAAAATAATGTGTGAATGAGTGGCCCTCGTTACGAGTGTTCACACCATTCATCTTCCTCTGCCAAGAGAAACTAACCAGGTCGCGGACACTCTCAGCTGGACTCCATGTTTGATGGTGTGCTTCCACAAGGTGCAGCTCGTGATTTTTACCAACACAATTTATAATGCAGCCAAGCacaatcaaataattattttttgaaTGGTTAACTCGTATGTCTTTTGAATTGCTGCCACGTGTTGGTGAAGACCTACAGTATGTCTGTGGGTGAAGAAAACGCTGCACCACCTGTCCGTCCGTTGAATTTGAGCACTGACGGCGTGTTGAACcctcctgtttttctgtttccttccTGAACTGTGATTGTTGTCCAATGAATGAGAAATGACTTGTGGATTTGTTTTCATGTTCCTGAACTATGATCGGTGGAGATAATTTaggattttttcttttgttttgcttttttgtatttttcttttgcctCTATTGGTCAGATTGTTTTTATGATTTGGTGAAACATCAGTACTTGAAAGCGTGAAACTGCTGAACCTTTGGCCTCAGGCTGTGTGGATGtttgtcagcttttttttttttttttttttttggtagtgcACTAGATTTTTGCCAtctgtgtttatttcatttcatttgtgtgatTGTAtagtttttgattgttttattcattcttgcattttgtatttttatttgactttttttttttttttttaatctgtgtaaTTTTACCATTGATAAAATTCTGGCTCGGAGTTGTACCTACATACACGGAGATTTGCAGAGGTaacacgattttttttttttctctgcttgtcaTCTTACATTTACTTGAACATGATGTCGacgtgttttttgttttgatacCCTGTTCCTCTGTTGGTTGCAGTAAGCCTGAAATGAGTAGTGGTATACTAAGTGCTCCCATGTTGTTCAGTGGAGGCTCTTCCCTCTTGCTCTCTTTCTTGCACTGGCTCCACCCAGACGCCTTGTTTTTTGCTGTATAGGCTCTAACTGCTGACACAATGATCTGTCAGAAATGGCATCAAAATGATTTATCATAGTTTAATAAAAATCTATGATGGCACTATAGAAagttaaatgtgatttttgattcttttcttttttttccagtttgggAAAGGAGAAAGTCTTTAACATGGTcttgaaatcatttaaatacaTCGTCAGATGAACAACAGTATGTGACATATTACATATTAcgtcattatttaacaaaaatgaatccaaaatgcaaaagcacaAGGCGCACCCtgactgcttccataggaattcaGAGGATAAGTAGCATCCAGGAGCTGCTAATCAAATCCACTTTATTAATTGATCATctgcaagtgtgagcacctttttataaaagcagatgttttggcagtttgccgGTCTGgggcattcaggtgtgtgttaacacaatgctgaTCAGTGATCTTAGAGATCTGGGAAAGGATATATGGACATTTCCAAAAAATATGCAGTCTATCATTCTACAGTGGGAACGATTATCCACGAGGGAAAACATTCAgtacagtcttcccaggagtggacgtcccagtgAATTCACTTCAAGGTCAGACAgtacaatgctcagagaaactgcaaaaaaaccccaagagctacatctcagactctacagcagGTCTGGCTTGTTTGGAATCCTCCTTTCTCtctaacaaaaaaattaaatatagcaacacagctcaggtttgcaaagctgcatctgagcaAACCATAAGATTTcaggaacaatgtcctttggacagacaagaccaaagtggggGTGTTTAATCCACAGCGCCACATTTAGCAAAAGCCAaatacagcatatcagcacaaacacctcacagcAGCTGTCAACCACGGTGGTGGaggagtgatgatttgggcttgttttgcagccacaggccCTCAGCACCTTAGTCTTTTTCAACCATGAAGtcctctgtatgccaaagtattttagagtcaaatgtgaggccatctgtctgacagttgAAGCTTtgctgaaattgggtcatgcagcaggacaatgatcccaagcacagcagcaaaatctacaacaaaatgaaaaagaaaagaatcaaagtgctgcagtgatccagtcaaagtccagacctcaacctgtgGTGGgatcttaagagagctgtgcataaacaaatgcaaacctcaatgaagagaagcaacattgtgagagactgataaagatataaaaaaaaaaattactttaattcctgctaaaggtgtttctacaagctgctgaatcatggggtgtgtTTATGACTGGTCATACATTTCTGTGCTTCTCCGTCTTGCTCACTCCACTTATTATTTcaatgctgctcactgatcactAACTTGctaatactaatactaaaaGCAAGGCAGGGAAGCCGACCCAGAAAAACACCAGTGTTTCATGGTTGAAGTGGCTTCAAGAAAATGTGCTTTGTAACTTTAGAGCAAATAAAATAGTTGATGAGTGTGAAATTAATGCTTTCCTGGCTGAATTTCAATGAGACAGTTTTCTTTTCCTGCCAGTCACAAAAAAATCGGCTGTTCAA from Archocentrus centrarchus isolate MPI-CPG fArcCen1 chromosome 7, fArcCen1, whole genome shotgun sequence encodes:
- the ptpn11b gene encoding tyrosine-protein phosphatase non-receptor type 11b isoform X2 translates to MTSRRWFHPNITGIEAEQLLLTRGVHGSFLARPSKSNPGDFTLSVRRDNEVTHIKIQNTGDYYDLYGGEKFATLAELVQYYTEQQDLLRERNGHVIELKYPLNCKDPTSERWYHGHLSGRDAEKLLTEKGKAGSFLVRESQSKPGDFVLSVLTNEEKHDNVDRKTKVTHVMIHYQDGKYDVGGGERFDTLADLVEHYKKNPMVEKSGIVVHLKQPFNATRINAANIENRVRELNKVADNSEKPKQGFWEEFEVLQQQECKLLYPRKEGQKPENKSKNRYKNILPFDTTRVEIREMDPDVPGSDYINANYIRSMHEDGRHVEQGKVFIATQGCLQNTVIDFWKMVYQENTHVIVMTTKEMERGRNKCVRYWPDLHATKDFGKVLVRNMDEQSAQDYILRKLEVTRLDQKEPVRYIWHYQYLSWPDHGVPNEPGGVLWFLEEVNRTQSTIPHTGPIIVHCSAGIGRTGTIIVIDILIDVINRQGLDCDIDIPKTIQRVRQQRSGMVQTEAQYKFIYMAVQQYIDTVQKRLEEEQRNKMKEREYSNIKYPPVTNSRPKHNMASSRSSSVLTNDDSSSVYENINFKSPQTSFSSNTRR
- the ptpn11b gene encoding tyrosine-protein phosphatase non-receptor type 11b isoform X1 — protein: MTSRRWFHPNITGIEAEQLLLTRGVHGSFLARPSKSNPGDFTLSVRRDNEVTHIKIQNTGDYYDLYGGEKFATLAELVQYYTEQQDLLRERNGHVIELKYPLNCKDPTSERWYHGHLSGRDAEKLLTEKGKAGSFLVRESQSKPGDFVLSVLTNEEKHDNVDRKTKVTHVMIHYQQDGKYDVGGGERFDTLADLVEHYKKNPMVEKSGIVVHLKQPFNATRINAANIENRVRELNKVADNSEKPKQGFWEEFEVLQQQECKLLYPRKEGQKPENKSKNRYKNILPFDTTRVEIREMDPDVPGSDYINANYIRSMHEDGRHVEQGKVFIATQGCLQNTVIDFWKMVYQENTHVIVMTTKEMERGRNKCVRYWPDLHATKDFGKVLVRNMDEQSAQDYILRKLEVTRLDQKEPVRYIWHYQYLSWPDHGVPNEPGGVLWFLEEVNRTQSTIPHTGPIIVHCSAGIGRTGTIIVIDILIDVINRQGLDCDIDIPKTIQRVRQQRSGMVQTEAQYKFIYMAVQQYIDTVQKRLEEEQRNKMKEREYSNIKYPPVTNSRPKHNMASSRSSSVLTNDDSSSVYENINFKSPQTSFSSNTRR
- the ptpn11b gene encoding tyrosine-protein phosphatase non-receptor type 11b isoform X3, translated to MVRWFHPNITGIEAEQLLLTRGVHGSFLARPSKSNPGDFTLSVRRDNEVTHIKIQNTGDYYDLYGGEKFATLAELVQYYTEQQDLLRERNGHVIELKYPLNCKDPTSERWYHGHLSGRDAEKLLTEKGKAGSFLVRESQSKPGDFVLSVLTNEEKHDNVDRKTKVTHVMIHYQQDGKYDVGGGERFDTLADLVEHYKKNPMVEKSGIVVHLKQPFNATRINAANIENRVRELNKVADNSEKPKQGFWEEFEVLQQQECKLLYPRKEGQKPENKSKNRYKNILPFDTTRVEIREMDPDVPGSDYINANYIRSMHEDGRHVEQGKVFIATQGCLQNTVIDFWKMVYQENTHVIVMTTKEMERGRNKCVRYWPDLHATKDFGKVLVRNMDEQSAQDYILRKLEVTRLDQKEPVRYIWHYQYLSWPDHGVPNEPGGVLWFLEEVNRTQSTIPHTGPIIVHCSAGIGRTGTIIVIDILIDVINRQGLDCDIDIPKTIQRVRQQRSGMVQTEAQYKFIYMAVQQYIDTVQKRLEEEQRNKMKEREYSNIKYPPVTNSRPKHNMASSRSSSVLTNDDSSSVYENINFKSPQTSFSSNTRR